One Tolypothrix sp. NIES-4075 DNA segment encodes these proteins:
- a CDS encoding serine/threonine protein kinase yields MFEQLICKLQNKKIFNNGRYISQKELGHGGFGITYLVKDKNEENKLSVIKTIKILFFLEKKVKQEDINKLIDNFKREAQILQSLHPNKNIVKFVNIFEQKQKIDGKSELILPHIVMEYVEGKTLTQLLEDNKSPLREENALRYIKEICGALTIIHKSGILHRDITPNNIMVRENTNEAVLIDFGLARDFIPEIPQSQTAFTGTEGYAPPEQLARKATRGSYTDIFGLAATLYYLLTERQPPSVQFRRENEDTLIEPKKINHNISDRVNDFILWGMELESSKRPRKVEDWLAFLRLTDDEARKIRSGYKRFPHLFG; encoded by the coding sequence TTGTTTGAACAGCTTATATGTAAGTTACAAAATAAAAAAATTTTTAACAATGGACGTTATATCAGTCAGAAGGAATTGGGACATGGAGGTTTTGGTATTACATATCTTGTTAAAGATAAAAATGAAGAGAACAAATTGTCTGTTATTAAAACTATCAAAATATTGTTTTTTTTGGAAAAAAAAGTTAAGCAAGAAGATATTAATAAATTAATAGATAATTTTAAAAGAGAAGCACAAATTTTACAAAGTTTACATCCTAATAAAAATATTGTGAAATTTGTCAATATCTTTGAGCAAAAGCAAAAAATAGATGGGAAGTCGGAGTTGATATTACCACATATAGTTATGGAATATGTTGAAGGAAAAACTTTAACCCAGTTATTAGAAGACAACAAAAGCCCTCTTAGAGAAGAAAATGCTTTACGTTATATTAAAGAAATTTGCGGTGCATTAACTATTATACATAAAAGCGGGATATTACATCGGGATATTACGCCGAATAATATTATGGTGCGGGAAAATACCAATGAAGCAGTGCTGATTGATTTTGGGTTAGCACGAGATTTTATACCTGAAATTCCTCAGTCACAAACAGCGTTTACTGGTACAGAAGGTTATGCCCCTCCTGAGCAGCTTGCGCGAAAAGCAACACGAGGAAGTTATACTGATATTTTCGGTTTAGCTGCAACACTATACTATCTGTTAACTGAAAGACAACCACCATCAGTTCAATTTAGACGGGAGAATGAAGACACCTTAATTGAACCCAAGAAAATTAACCATAATATTAGTGATAGGGTGAACGACTTCATTCTTTGGGGGATGGAACTGGAGTCTAGTAAACGACCTCGTAAAGTTGAAGATTGGCTAGCATTTCTGAGATTAACAGATGATGAAGCTCGTAAAATCAGATCAGGATATAAAAGATTTCCTCATCTATTTGGCTAA